The Actinocorallia herbida DNA window CAGGGTCTTGCCGAGGCCCATGTCGTCGGCCAGCAGCGCGCCGAGGCCGAGGCCCTCCATGAAGGCCAGCCACGCGAGCCCGCGCTCCTGGTAGGGGCGCAGCGTCGCGGCGATGCCCTCGGGCGTCGGGACGGGGGCGACGCGCCGGTCGGCCTCGCCCGACAGCAGGTCGCCGAGCGCGCCTCCGGCCTCGACCGCCACCAGCGGCAGCGACTGCTCGCCCGCGTGGATGACCGCGCGCACGACCTGGCCCGCGGTCATCGCGCCGGAGCCGCCGTGCCGCAGGAACTCCAGGGCCGTGTCGAGCTGCTCGGAGTCCAGCTCCACCCAGCGGCCGCGCAGCCTGACGAGCGGCGTCTTCAACCGGGCCAGCTCGGCGAGGTCGTCCTCGGCGAGGGTCTCCTCCCCGACGGCCACCTCCCACCGGAACTCCACGAGGTCGCCGAGCCCGAAACCGGACTTGGCGGACGCGCCGTCGGGATTGTCGGCGCCCGGGTCCTCGGTGCGCAGCTTCAGGCCGAGCCGCTCCTTGCCCGCCCACGTCGGCAGCAGCACGCCGAACCCGGCGGCCGCCAGCAGCGGCGCCGCGCCCTTGAGGAACCGGAACGCGCCCGCGACGTCCAGCGGCAGCTCGGCCGGGACGGGGGAGTCCAGCGCCGCCGCGAGATCGGGGAAGACGCGCAGCGCGCGGCCGAGCCCCGCCATCAGCGTCTCCTCGGCCCCTTCGAGGAACGTGTCGCCGTCCCAGATCCGCGCCGCGGGCACCAGCAGGCTCGGATCCTCGGTGCCCTGCACCAGGAACTCCACCCGCCACGGCGTCCACGCCGCGCCGTCCCCCGGATCCTCCTCGACGGGCCGCCCGGACGGCGGCTCGGACTCGGCGAGCGTCGTCGGCGCGGCCTCGAAGAGCCCGGATCGCCGCTCGGGTCCGGGCGGGGCGGACGCGGGCGCGGACCCCAGGGGGTCGGGCGCGGGCTCGACCAGCCGGAAAGTGAGGCGCAGCAGTCCTTCGGCGGGCCGGGCGGCGCGGAACCAGGAGTCGAGTTCGGCGCGCAGGTCGGCCGGGTCGTCGCCGGGCTCGCGCGCGACGAGCCCGGACGGCCCGGTCAGCGCCTCGACCCAGCGTTCGGCGAGCGGGATGTGCTCGGGCGCCTTCCCGGTGCGGGCGGGCAGCAGCGGATGCGGGGCGGCGGCCCGCACCGCGGTGTCGACCAGCCCGTCCAGCGCCTCGGCGAGCACCCGGGCGGCCGGACCGCCGGGCACCGCGGCCCGGCAGGCGGCGGGCATCGCCGCGGCGAGCCGCGCCAGCCGTCCCGGATCGGCGACCGCGCGCCAGTGCGCCACGAACTCGCGGTCCTCCTCGCGCAGCGCGGGCAGCACCCTGCCGCGCCGCGCCAGCGCCAGCGCGTCCTCGGCGACGACCGCGAGGAACCGCAGATCGGTCCCGGCCACCAGCCTCGGTCCCGCGCCGTCTTCCCCGGTCTCTCCGCCCTCGTCCTCGTCGCCGTCTTCCGCGGAGGCCGCGCGCCAGAACGGCGCGTTCAGCACGCCCATCGCCGCGAAGGGATCGAGGACCAGCGCGGGCACCTTCCACACCGCGAGCGCCGGAGAGTCCGCCGCGGCGGAGACCCCCAGCTCGCCCGAAGGCAGTGGCACCCCTTCCGCACTGGGCAGCAGCATCTCCAGGGTGACGCGCGCGGCCCCCCGCACCCGCCCCTCCAGCGCCGTCCCGCCGAACTCCCGCGTCGCGAACGGATGCACGCCGACGGCGGCGGCCCGCTCCCCGTCGTGCTCGGCCCACAGGCACAGCGCCCCGCCATGCCACACCCCGTGCGCCACAAGCATGCCCGCGAAGCTACCAGCGCCCTCCGACAGAACCGGCAGGGCGGCGCGGCCCCTGCCGGTTCCGCCCGAGCCCGCGGGGTCGCGTCGGGACGTTCGGGGTCTTCTGCCGGAGGTCCGCGGGGACTAGGGTGCGGGCGCATGTGGCGGACGGCGATGGTGACCGGGGCGTCGAGCGGGATCGGGGAGTCCTTCGCGCGGCTGCTCGCGGCGCGCGGCGCGGACCTGGTGCTCGTGGCGCGGCGCGGTGAGGTGCTCGAGGCGCTGGCGGCGGAGCTGCGCGGACGAGGCGTGCGGGCGGAGGTCCTGGCGGCCGACCTGACGCTGCCGGATGATCTCGCCCGGGTGCGCGCGCGGGCGGCGGAAGTGGATCTGCTGGTGAACAACGCCGGGTTCGGGGCCTTCGGCGGATTCGCCGAGCTGCCCGCCGACGACCACCGCAGGCAGGTGACGCTCAATGTGACCGCCCTCATGGAGCTGAGTCACGCGGCGCTCGGCGCGATGGCGGCCCGGGGACGCGGCGGCATCCTGAACGTCGCGTCCGTCGCCGCCTACGCCCCCTCGCCCGGCAGCGCCGTGTACGGGGCGTCCAAGGCGTTCGTCGTGTCGTTCACCGAGAGCCTGCACGTGGAGGCGAAGGCCGCGGGGGTCCACGTGACCGCCCTGTGCCCCGGCTTCACCCGGACCGAGGACGGCGCCCCGACCGGCCTCGTCTGGCTCGGCCGGGAGAAGGTGGCCGCCGCGGGGTTGGCCGCCGTCGAGCGGGGCAAAGACAGGTGCGTGCCCGGCGCGCAGTACCGTGCGCTGGTGCCGGTGCTCGCCCTGGTGCCGGCGGGCCTGCGCCGCACGGTTTCTGGTGTTCTGTGGCGGCGGCTTCTCGAGGCCGAGCGGCGGCGAGACTTGTGAGCTACCCCCAAACCCTGCCCGGAGGACTTGTAGCCGCCGCTCATATCGGTGCGCCGCCCGCCGCCCTAGCATGTTGACCGTCGTCACATCCGACGCTGTCGTCGGGGCGCCTTGGCGCGAGGGCGCCCGGGCCCGGGGTCCCCGCCCTGGCCGATCAACGAGATCCGAAAGGTCCAGGTATGCCGGAAGCTATTGACATTCAGGTGCTGAACGAGCTCGAACCGGTCGTGGAGAAAGAGCTGAACCGGCACTTGTCGATGGCCAAGGAGTGGTTCCCGCACGAGTACGTGCCGTGGGGCAAGGGCCGTGACTATGCCTTCCTCGGCGGCGAGGACTGGGTGCCCGAGGACTCCAAGGTCAGCGACGCGGCGCGCGAGGCGCTCCTGGTCAACCTGCTGACCGAGGACAACCTGCCCGGCTACCACTCGGCGATCTCCCGCATCATGGGCCGTGAAGGCGCCTGGGGCACGTGGGTCAACCGCTGGACCGCCGAGGAGAACCGCCACGGCATCGTCATCCGCGACTTCCTCACCGTGACCCGGGCCGTCGACCCGGTGGTGCTGGAGAAGGCCCGGATGCAGCACATGGAGATCGGCTACGAGCCCGACCACGGCGAGAAGGTCCTGCACGGCGTCGCCTACGTCTCCTTCCAGGAGCTGGCCACCCGCGTCTCGCACCGCAACACCGGCAGGGCGTCCGAGGACCCGCTGTGCGAGCAGATGATGCAGCGCGTCGCGGCCGACGAGAACCTGCACATGATCTTCTACCGCAACGTGCTCGGCGCCTCCTTCGAGGTCGCGCCGAACGCGGCCATGCGGGCCGTCGCCGACGTCGTCAAGGGCTTCCAGATGCCCGGCTACACGATCGACGGATTCCTCCGCAAGTCCGTCGCGATCGCCAACGCCGGCATCTACGACCTCCGGCTGCACCACGACGAGGTGCTCATGCCGGTCCTGCGCAAGTGGGGCGTCTTCGAGATCGAGGGCCTGGACGGCGAGGGCGAGAAGGCCCGTGAGGAGCTCTCCGAGTTCATGACCGCCCTCGACGAGGCGGCGACCAAGTTCGAGGAGCGCCGCGAGGCCCGGCGGGCCCGCATCGCCGCCCGCGGCTGACCTCCCGGTTCCCGCGGGATCGGGACGCGACGAAACCAAAGGCCCCGGCGCTTCGTCTCACTGAGGAGACGGGTGCCGGGGCCTCGTCCGTGCCACCCCGGCCGTGATGTTCCGGGGGTAGGGTTGGCCGCGATGAGTCGGCAAGGCCGAAGTGAGCAAGGCCGAAGCGATCGGAGTAGTGCCACGTCCGGGGACACCATCGGCCCGTACCGGCTCGCCGAGGTGCTCGGCGAGGGCGGCATGGGAGTCGTGCGCCGGGGAACCGACCCGGCGGGCCGGTCGGTAGCGGTCAAGCTGCTGCGCGGCGGCTCCGACGAGACCGCGCTGCGCCGCCTCGCCCGCGAGGTCGACACGATGCGGCGCGTGCGCAGCCCGTTCGTCGCGCAGATCATCGACGCGGACGTGACCCACGAGCCGCCCTACATCGTCACCCAGTACGTCCAGGGCAAGACCCTGGAGCAGACGATCGACGACTCGGGACCGCTGGCGGGCTTCGCGCTCAAGCGGCTGGCCTGGGGCCTGGCGGAGGCGCTCGCGGCGATCCACGCCTCGGGCATCGTGCATCGCGACCTCAAGCCCGGCAACGTCATGTTCGCCGGGAACGGCGACCCGATCCTCATCGACTTCGGCATCGCCCAGCCCGTCGACGCGACCCGGCTGACCTCGGCGGGGATGGTGATCGGCACGCCCGGCTACCTCGCGCCCGAGCTGCTGAGCGGCGACGACTTCCGGGCGCCCGCCGACGTCCACGCCTGGGCCGGCACGGTCATCTACGCGGCCACCGGGCGTCCGCCGTTCGGCAACGGCACGTTCGAGCAGATCTTCGCCAAGATCATCCAGGGCACGCCCGACCTCGACGGCGTCCCGGCGCCGCTGCTCCCGCTGCTGCGCAGCGCGATGGCGCAGCACCCCGCGGAGCGCCCCACCGCCAAGCACGTCGCGGGCCTGGTCGAGCGGATCGACCTCGAGATGACCATGTTCGACCAGACGCTACTGGACGACCGGCCCGCCCGCAGCCCGCAGCCTCCGCCGCCGGTGTCGCCGCCGCGCGACGTGCGGGAGATCCCGCGCCAGCCGGCGGGCGACGCGCGCCTGCCGCAGCCGAGCGACTTCATCGGGCAGATCCCTCCGGTGGCCCCGCCGCCGCCCGAGCCCTACCCGGGGCAGCAGGATCCGCACGGGACCCGGCGGTTCACCGGGACCAACCCCTTTGATCCCTATGCCACGACCGACGACCGCCCGTACGCGCCGCCGCCTCCGTCGTCCGCCCTGTACGGGCCGCCGTCGACGCAGGCGGACCCGCCGTGGGGCGGGCCGCAGGGCGGTCACCAGAACCCGTACGGGAGCGGCCAGCCCTACCCGTCGCAGTATCCGCCGCAGCCCCAGCAGCCTCAGCAGCCCCAGCCGTGGGCCGACCAGGCGCGCGGGCCGGAGACCAGACCCGACCCCGACCGGGCCGAGCGGCCTCCGGAGCCCAAGCCCTTCGGCCTCTACCAGGCGCTCGGGTTCCTGCTGCTGGCGGGCATCCTGGCGCTGGCGTGGGCGGTGCCGTCGACGGCGTTCGTCATCGCGTTCGTCGCGGCGACCCTGCTGCGCGCGGGCGACAAGGCCGCGCAGGGCACCGAGTCGCGCCGGGTCCGGCGCGGCGAGCGGGACTCCGATCTCGCCGGGACCCTGCTGCGCACCCCGCTGCACCTGCCGGGCACCCTGATCGGCACCGCCGTGATCACGCTGGCGAACCTGCTGCTCGGCATGCTGGTCGCCACGGGCCTCGTGGTGGCCGGGCAGCGGGGCAACACCGCGGTGACGATCGGCGTGGTCCTCGCCGTCTTCCTCCAGTTCTGGGGGATGGGCGGCACCGGCTCGCGGCGGCAGCTCGCCCGGATCTGGGGCGGCGTCCTGCCGCGCCGCGAGCCCGCGCTGATCGCGGTGCTGTGCGTCGGCGCCGCGGTCGCCGTGCTCGCCCTCATGGTCTATGACAGCGCCCCCGACCCCGGCGCGTTCGGGCCGTTCGCGGACTGGCTGGAGGACGCCTGGCGCACGGTCAAGGGCTGGGTGGAGGACTTCGGCTAGGCCCGGGGATCCCACGGGACGGGCAAGATCCGCGGGTACTCGCGCGCACACGTTAGTGTGATCCCCGCCACCTGTAGGCGCGAGATCCCCTGTACGGGGGCCCCTGGGTGCCGGGCGCGTGCTACCGGTGAGTAACATCGGGGTACGGTCTGACTGACCCCCGGATCCGAAGGACGTTCGGGCGTTTGGCAGGCTGTAGCCAACAAGGATCCAGTCAGCCCCACAGATGAAGTTGCAGGGAGGTCGGCCAGCGGCCATGAACATCGTCGTATGCGTGAAGCAGGTTCCCGACACGGAGAGCCCGCGCAAGTTGAAGTCCGATGACAACACTCTCGACCGCGCTGCTGCGGACGGCGTCATCAACGAGCTCTGCGAGTACGCCATCGAGGAGGCGCTGCTCATCAAGGAGGCGCACGGCGGCGAGGTGACGGTCCTGACCATGGGTCCGGACAAGGCCACCGAGTCGATCCGCAAGGCGCTCGCCATGGGCGCCGACAAGGCCGTCCACCTGGTGGACGACGCCCTCGTCGGCTCCGACGCGCTCCAGACCTCCTACGCGCTCCAGCAGCTCGTGGGCCGCGCCGGCGCCGACCTGGTGATCATGGGCTCCGAGTCCACCGACGCCCGCACCGGCGTCCTCGCCGCGATGCTCTCCGAGCGTCTCGGCTGGCCGCAGCTCACCCTCGCCAACAAGGTCGAGATCGCCGGCACCGCGGTGACGATCCAGCGGCAGACGGACACCGGCTTCGACAAGGTCGAGGCTTCGCTGCCCGCGGTCATCTCCGTCGTGGAGAAGATCAACGAGCCGCGCTACCCGTCCTTCAAGGGCATCATGGCGGCCAAGAAGAAGCCGGTCGAGTCCCTGTCCGTCGCGGACGCGGGCATCGACGCGGGCCAGGTCGGCGTCGCCAACGCCTACTCCGCCGTGGTCGACCACGCCGACGCGCCGGCGCGCGCCAAGGGCCAGGTCGTCGGCGACGAGGGTGACGGCGGCGTGAAGATCGCCGACTTCCTCGCCAGCAAGAAGTTCGTGTAAGGGGAGTAGGCACATGGCAGAGATTCTGGTCCTCGTCGACCACGCCAACGGCGAGGT harbors:
- a CDS encoding SDR family NAD(P)-dependent oxidoreductase; the encoded protein is MWRTAMVTGASSGIGESFARLLAARGADLVLVARRGEVLEALAAELRGRGVRAEVLAADLTLPDDLARVRARAAEVDLLVNNAGFGAFGGFAELPADDHRRQVTLNVTALMELSHAALGAMAARGRGGILNVASVAAYAPSPGSAVYGASKAFVVSFTESLHVEAKAAGVHVTALCPGFTRTEDGAPTGLVWLGREKVAAAGLAAVERGKDRCVPGAQYRALVPVLALVPAGLRRTVSGVLWRRLLEAERRRDL
- a CDS encoding electron transfer flavoprotein subunit beta/FixA family protein, with amino-acid sequence MNIVVCVKQVPDTESPRKLKSDDNTLDRAAADGVINELCEYAIEEALLIKEAHGGEVTVLTMGPDKATESIRKALAMGADKAVHLVDDALVGSDALQTSYALQQLVGRAGADLVIMGSESTDARTGVLAAMLSERLGWPQLTLANKVEIAGTAVTIQRQTDTGFDKVEASLPAVISVVEKINEPRYPSFKGIMAAKKKPVESLSVADAGIDAGQVGVANAYSAVVDHADAPARAKGQVVGDEGDGGVKIADFLASKKFV
- a CDS encoding acyl-ACP desaturase gives rise to the protein MLNELEPVVEKELNRHLSMAKEWFPHEYVPWGKGRDYAFLGGEDWVPEDSKVSDAAREALLVNLLTEDNLPGYHSAISRIMGREGAWGTWVNRWTAEENRHGIVIRDFLTVTRAVDPVVLEKARMQHMEIGYEPDHGEKVLHGVAYVSFQELATRVSHRNTGRASEDPLCEQMMQRVAADENLHMIFYRNVLGASFEVAPNAAMRAVADVVKGFQMPGYTIDGFLRKSVAIANAGIYDLRLHHDEVLMPVLRKWGVFEIEGLDGEGEKAREELSEFMTALDEAATKFEERREARRARIAARG
- a CDS encoding DEAD/DEAH box helicase is translated as MLVAHGVWHGGALCLWAEHDGERAAAVGVHPFATREFGGTALEGRVRGAARVTLEMLLPSAEGVPLPSGELGVSAAADSPALAVWKVPALVLDPFAAMGVLNAPFWRAASAEDGDEDEGGETGEDGAGPRLVAGTDLRFLAVVAEDALALARRGRVLPALREEDREFVAHWRAVADPGRLARLAAAMPAACRAAVPGGPAARVLAEALDGLVDTAVRAAAPHPLLPARTGKAPEHIPLAERWVEALTGPSGLVAREPGDDPADLRAELDSWFRAARPAEGLLRLTFRLVEPAPDPLGSAPASAPPGPERRSGLFEAAPTTLAESEPPSGRPVEEDPGDGAAWTPWRVEFLVQGTEDPSLLVPAARIWDGDTFLEGAEETLMAGLGRALRVFPDLAAALDSPVPAELPLDVAGAFRFLKGAAPLLAAAGFGVLLPTWAGKERLGLKLRTEDPGADNPDGASAKSGFGLGDLVEFRWEVAVGEETLAEDDLAELARLKTPLVRLRGRWVELDSEQLDTALEFLRHGGSGAMTAGQVVRAVIHAGEQSLPLVAVEAGGALGDLLSGEADRRVAPVPTPEGIAATLRPYQERGLAWLAFMEGLGLGALLADDMGLGKTLTVLSHLVRAVESGQQAPTLAVVPMSLVGTWRREAARFAPKLRVHVHHGAGRHKDAEALAAAAASADLVLTTYGTAARDADALGSVKWARLVCDEAQALKNSATRQAKALRSIPAPSRIALTGTPVENHLGELWSVMDFANPGLLGPKQAFRERFAAPIEAEGDEVAAAALQRATRPFILRRLKTDKSIITDLPEKQEMKVYCTLTVEQASLYQATVEDMLERIAEADPRKKRGLVLATMARLKQVCDHPALLLKDGSRLQGRSGKLERLEELCGQILEAGEKVLVFTQYAEFGTMLQPYLEARLDRPVLWLHGGTTRDQRDAMVQRFQGEEGPSVFLLSLKAAGTGLTLTAANHVVHFDRWWNPAVEDQATDRAFRIGQTRDVQVRKFVCAGTMEERVDEMIERKKALAEAVVGAGEDWLGELSVAELREVLTLSPDAVGG
- a CDS encoding serine/threonine-protein kinase, translated to MSRQGRSEQGRSDRSSATSGDTIGPYRLAEVLGEGGMGVVRRGTDPAGRSVAVKLLRGGSDETALRRLAREVDTMRRVRSPFVAQIIDADVTHEPPYIVTQYVQGKTLEQTIDDSGPLAGFALKRLAWGLAEALAAIHASGIVHRDLKPGNVMFAGNGDPILIDFGIAQPVDATRLTSAGMVIGTPGYLAPELLSGDDFRAPADVHAWAGTVIYAATGRPPFGNGTFEQIFAKIIQGTPDLDGVPAPLLPLLRSAMAQHPAERPTAKHVAGLVERIDLEMTMFDQTLLDDRPARSPQPPPPVSPPRDVREIPRQPAGDARLPQPSDFIGQIPPVAPPPPEPYPGQQDPHGTRRFTGTNPFDPYATTDDRPYAPPPPSSALYGPPSTQADPPWGGPQGGHQNPYGSGQPYPSQYPPQPQQPQQPQPWADQARGPETRPDPDRAERPPEPKPFGLYQALGFLLLAGILALAWAVPSTAFVIAFVAATLLRAGDKAAQGTESRRVRRGERDSDLAGTLLRTPLHLPGTLIGTAVITLANLLLGMLVATGLVVAGQRGNTAVTIGVVLAVFLQFWGMGGTGSRRQLARIWGGVLPRREPALIAVLCVGAAVAVLALMVYDSAPDPGAFGPFADWLEDAWRTVKGWVEDFG